In a single window of the Drosophila albomicans strain 15112-1751.03 chromosome 3, ASM965048v2, whole genome shotgun sequence genome:
- the LOC117566762 gene encoding glyceraldehyde-3-phosphate dehydrogenase has protein sequence MSGIGINGFGRIGRIFLREALRRKDVQVVAVNDPAMDPKYMAYMLRYDSVHGIFNQKISLEGDQLVINGKKMQVTFETDPKKLCWTEKGVHTVVECTGRFTTVKACQDHLDAGAKKVVISAPSADAPMFVCGVNLDKYKPEMKVISNASCTTNCLAPIAKVVHENFEIVEGLMTTVHACTATQLILDGSSRKAWRDGRSGMVNIIPASTGAAKAVGKVIPDLNGKLTGMAFRVPVPNVSVVDLTCRLGCAAKMDQIKEVIKAAAKDEMESILGYTEDEVVSTDFNGSRFASVFDAKASISLNDNFVKLISWYDNETGYSCRLLDLVIFSQMMDKCSEDEKKRKAEKGKDSKCKK, from the coding sequence ATGTCTGGTATTGGTATTAACGGTTTTGGACGCATTGGCCGCATATTTTTGCGTGAAGCTCTTCGTCGAAAGGACGTTCAGGTGGTTGCAGTAAATGATCCAGCCATGGATCCCAAATACATGGCCTATATGCTGCGATATGACTCCGTTCATGGTATTTTCAATCAGAAGATTTCGCTTGAAGGCGATCAGTTGGTGATAAATGGTAAGAAAATGCAAGTGACCTTTGAGACGGACCCAAAGAAACTCTGCTGGACAGAAAAGGGTGTGCACACTGTTGTCGAGTGCACAGGACGATTTACCACTGTCAAAGCGTGCCAGGATCATCTGGATGCCGGTGCCAAAAAAGTTGTTATATCGGCTCCATCCGCCGATGCACCTATGTTTGTTTGCGGCGTTAATCTGGACAAATACAAGCCTGAGATGAAGGTCATATCGAATGCATCTTGCACAACCAATTGTCTCGCCCCAATTGCCAAGGTTGTGCatgaaaatttcgaaattgtcGAAGGTCTTATGACGACAGTTCATGCGTGCACGGCCACGCAGCTGATACTTGATGGTTCCAGTAGAAAAGCCTGGCGTGATGGTAGAAGTGGCATGGTGAACATAATTCCCGCCAGCACAGGCGCCGCCAAGGCTGTTGGTAAAGTGATTCCCGATCTAAATGGTAAACTAACTGGCATGGCTTTTCGAGTTCCTGTGCCAAATGTTTCTGTCGTGGATTTAACATGTCGTCTGGGCTGTGCAGCTAAGATGGATCAAATCAAAGAGGTTATCAAAGCAGCTGCAAAGGATGAAATGGAGAGTATACTGGGATACACAGAGGACGAAGTGGTGTCGACCGACTTCAATGGATCGCGTTTTGCTTCCGTTTTTGACGCCAAAGCGTCTATATCGCTAAACgataattttgtaaaactgATAAGCTGGTATGATAACGAGACTGGATACTCATGTCGCCTCTTagatttagttattttctCTCAAATGATGGACAAGTGTTCCGAAGATGAAAAGAAGCGAAAAGCCGAGAAGGGGAAAGACTCTAAATGCAAGAAGTGA
- the LOC117567846 gene encoding protein C1orf43 homolog isoform X1, producing the protein MEQLSGVMIIIIIGGGVLTCVMLFIFAKRQIMRFTLRSRRGPHVAVGTDAKKGLRREIERRLDCIQKIAQEPKLLWTDTDKYIVQPEQESNLPPYYYRMKAVDDVKLLESEIARADGSSRHAHESLRAFLLTTLSVTLNGTGQRIIHQFCDTYEHARHDPNEFGKDEYEAYHHLLLKLMEAAKQLKNYNSRKASPARTPRKQKMHSLLDPARLRPPPAVEPPSNELAAGQHAKVNMTLGLQGDELVAAELATNPLHLQAPAERDLIIRNRIKTPTLDDIDVDGTDQQQGSDTAASNTDNEIMSISSVQFQRNSSVV; encoded by the exons ATGGAGCAGCTATCGGGTGTTATGATAATTATCATAATTGGCGGCGGTGTGCTGACCTGTGTAATGCTCTTTATTTTCGCCAAGCGCCAGATAATGCGTTTCACTCTGCGTAGTCGTCGAGGTCCACATGTGGCCGTGGGAACCGATGCTAAAAAGGGACTGCGTCGCGAGATTGAGCGCCGTTTGGATTGCATACAGAAAATAGCACAGGAACCAAAGCTGCTGTGGACAGATACGGACAAGTACATTGTGCAGCCGGAGCAAGAATCCAACCTGCCACCATACTATTATCGCATGAAGGCAGTGGACGATGTCAAATTGCTGGAGTCTGAGATTGCGCGTGCCGACGGAAGCAGCCGTCATGCCCACGAGAGTCTACGTGCATTTCTGTTGACAACGCTGTCTGTCACATTGAATGGCACTGGGCAGCGAATAATACATCAGTTTTGCGACACTTATGAGCATGCCAGACACGATCCCAATGAGTTTGGTAAGGATGAATATGAGGCATATCATCATTTGCTACTGAAGTTGATGGAAGC TGCCAAACAGTTGAAGAATTATAATTCAAGAAAGGCGTCACCTGCTCGAACACCACGTAAACAGAAAATGCACTCTCTACTGGATCCAGCTCGTTTGCGTCCACCGCCTGCAGTGGAACCACCAAGCAACGAGTTGGCAGCCGGTCAACATGCCAAAGTCAATATGACGCTGGGGCTGCAGGGCGATGAATTGGTGGCTGCAGAGTTGGCCACCAATCCATTGCATTTGCAAGCTCCTGCCGAACGAGATCTCATCATTCGTAATCGCATAAAGACGCCAACGCTGGATGACATTGATGTGGATGGCACCGATCAACAGCAGGGGAGCGATACGGCTGCCAGCAATACTGACAATGAAATAATGAGCATTTCGTCTGTTCAGTTTCAACGTAACTCCAGTGTAGTTTAA
- the LOC117567846 gene encoding protein C1orf43 homolog isoform X2 translates to MEQLSGVMIIIIIGGGVLTCVMLFIFAKRQIMRFTLRSRRGPHVAVGTDAKKGLRREIERRLDCIQKIAQEPKLLWTDTDKYIVQPEQESNLPPYYYRMKAVDDVKLLESEIARADGSSRHAHESLRAFLLTTLSVTLNGTGQRIIHQFCDTYEHARHDPNEFGKDEYEAYHHLLLKLMEA, encoded by the coding sequence ATGGAGCAGCTATCGGGTGTTATGATAATTATCATAATTGGCGGCGGTGTGCTGACCTGTGTAATGCTCTTTATTTTCGCCAAGCGCCAGATAATGCGTTTCACTCTGCGTAGTCGTCGAGGTCCACATGTGGCCGTGGGAACCGATGCTAAAAAGGGACTGCGTCGCGAGATTGAGCGCCGTTTGGATTGCATACAGAAAATAGCACAGGAACCAAAGCTGCTGTGGACAGATACGGACAAGTACATTGTGCAGCCGGAGCAAGAATCCAACCTGCCACCATACTATTATCGCATGAAGGCAGTGGACGATGTCAAATTGCTGGAGTCTGAGATTGCGCGTGCCGACGGAAGCAGCCGTCATGCCCACGAGAGTCTACGTGCATTTCTGTTGACAACGCTGTCTGTCACATTGAATGGCACTGGGCAGCGAATAATACATCAGTTTTGCGACACTTATGAGCATGCCAGACACGATCCCAATGAGTTTGGTAAGGATGAATATGAGGCATATCATCATTTGCTACTGAAGTTGATGGAAGCGTAA